In Tachyglossus aculeatus isolate mTacAcu1 chromosome 10, mTacAcu1.pri, whole genome shotgun sequence, the following proteins share a genomic window:
- the LOC119932981 gene encoding keratin, type II cytoskeletal 73-like, with the protein MSRQFTYKSGVPGKGGFSGCSAVLPGGRGASSGSYRAGPKAAGAAGVVGGFGSRSLYSLGGTRSISVNVAGGGARSSGYGFGAGTGGYWPGRGRASGFAGSMFGSVALGPACPSSCPPGGIHPVTVNQSLLQPLDVKVDPEIQKVRTQEREQIKVLNNKFASFIDKVRFLEQQNQVLETKWDLLQQLDLSNCKNNLEPTFEGYISNLRRQLEGLNGDRVRLDSELRSMRDLVEDFKKRYEEEINKRTAAENEFVVLKKDVDAAYTNKVELQAKVDSLDGEIKFLKCLYEGEIAQIQSHISDTSVILSMDNNRDLDLDSIIDEVRVQYEDIAHKSKAEAEALYQTKFQELQLAAGRHGDDLKHTKNEISELSRLIQRIRSEIENAKKQCANLETAIADAEQRGDCALKDARAKMDELEGALHSAKEELARLLRDYQELMNVKLALDIEIATYRKLLEGEECRMSGEYSNSVSISVISSSTATSAGGFGLSSASAYGYRPGSAGGVFGGCVTGGGSCVPRGDGRINKGSVGEFKDTLAKSPALSLPTKKTTR; encoded by the exons ATGAGCCGCCAATTTACCTATAAGTCCGGGGTGCCCGGCAAGGGGGGTTTCAGCGGCTGCTCGGCCGTGCTGCCCGGAGGAAGGGGCGCCAGCTCGGGCTCGTACCGGGCAGGGCCCAAGgctgcgggggcggcgggggtcgTGGGCGGCTTCGGCAGCCGGAGCCTGTACAGCCTGGGCGGGACCCGCAGCATCTCGGTCAACGTGGCCGGCGGCGGCGCCCGCAGCTCGGGCTACGGGTTCGGCGCGGGGACTGGGGGCTActggccgggccggggccgggccagcGGCTTCGCGGGCAGCATGTTCGGCAGCGTGGCGCTGGGGCCCGCCTGCCCGTCCTCCTGCCCCCCCGGCGGCATCCACCCGGTGACCGTCAACCAGAGCCTCCTGCAGCCGCTGGACGTCAAGGTCGACCCCGAGATCCAGAAGGTGCGGACTCAGGAGCGCGAGCAGATCAAGGTCCTCAATAACAAGTTCGCCTCCTTCATCGACAAG GTGCGGTTCCTGGAGCAGCAGAACCAGGTGCTGGAGACCAAGTGGGACTTACTACAGCAGCTCGATCTGAGTAACTGCAAGAACAACCTGGAGCCCACCTTCGAGGGCTACATCAGCAACCTGCGCCGGCAGCTGGAGGGTCTGAACGGGGACCGCGTGCGGCTGGACTCGGAGCTCCGCAGCATGCGGGATCTGGTGGAGGACTTCaagaagag GTACGAGGAGGAGATCAATAAACGCACCGCCGCGGAGAACGAATTCGTGGTGCTCAAGAAG GACGTGGACGCCGCCTATACCAACAAAGTGGAGCTACAGGCCAAGGTGGATTCGTTGGACGGCGAGATCAAGTTCCTTAAGTGCCTGTACGAAGGG gaGATCGCCCAGATCCAATCCCACATCAGCGATACGTCGGTCATCTTGTCCATGGACAACAACCGCGACCTGGACCTGGACAGCATCATCGATGAAGTGCGCGTGCAGTACGAAGATATTGCGCACAAGAGCAAAGCCGAGGCCGAGGCCCTGTACCAGACCAAG tttcaggagctgcagctggcggCCGGCCGACATGGAGACGACTTGAAACACACTAAGAACGAGATCTCGGAGCTGAGCCGGCTCATCCAGCGGATCCGCTCGGAGATCGAGAATGCCAAGAagcag TGTGCCAACCTGGAGACAGCTATCGCTGATGCGGAGCAGCGTGGAGACTGCGCCCTGAAGGATGCCCGGGCCAAGATGGACGAGTTGGAGGGCGCCCTGCATAGCGCCAAGGAAGAGCTGGCCCGGCTGTTGCGCGATTATCAGGAGCTGATGAATGTCAAACTGGCGCTGGACATTGAGATCGCCACCTACCGAAAACTGCTGGAGGGCGAGGAGTGCAG gATGTCTGGGGAATACTCGAATTCCGTGAGCATCT CCGTGATCAGCAGCTCCACGGCCACAAGCGCCGGCGGCTTCGGCCTCAGCAGTGCCAGCGCCTACGGCTACCGGCCCGGGTCGGCGGGCGGTGTCTTCGGGGGCTGCGTCACAGGTGGGGGTTCCTGTGTCCCCCGGGGAGACGGGAGGATCAACAAGGGCAGCGTGGGCGAGTTCAAGGACACGCTGGCGAAGTCCCCGGCCCTCAGCTTGCCTACGAAGAAAACCACGAGATAG
- the LOC119932982 gene encoding keratin, type II cytoskeletal 2 epidermal-like yields MSLQLGWKSRNGGFTSRSAVLTGGSLWTSSSSFSVCRPGGSRRSCGAGTFTSKSLVSLGGTKSISTSVAGGWGAQNVGFLGGGLGGSGLSAGVLLGAGRGPGGFGPSCPPGGIQEVTVNQSLLQPLDVKVDPEIGNVKKQEREQIKDLNNKFASFIDKVRFLEQQNKVLETKWDLLQQVNTTTQTSDLSALFEAYISSLQRQVDGLEGQRIQQDSELRTTQDRIEEYKKKFEDEINSRTNAENDFVLLKKDVDAAFTVKIDFNTKVESLQQEIEFLKVLFEEELSQVQQSVSDTNVVLSMDNNRSLDLDSILQEVKAQYEEIAQRSKAEAEALYQCKYQELQVSVGKQADDLRVVKTEISELNRTIQRLQAETERVKKQSASVQEAILAAEQRGESTVKDAQAKLVQLEETLQVSRKDLTQLLRDYQQLLSVKLSLDVEIATYRTLLEGEECRLSGDFSSNVSYSVVKSVSSSQGLSQSSLGSGGRGGPYVPGGLLVSKRNSSTSRNTVSSSVSGSDSVSVSGGRGSSSERNLRRSSEVGTRDSPASLV; encoded by the exons ATGAGCCTTCAGTTGGGCTGGAAGTCCAGGAACGGAGGCTTCACCAGCCGCTCGGCCGTCCTGACCGGAGGAAGCCTATGGACCTCCAGCAGTTCGTTCTCAGTCTGCAGACCGGGAGGCTCCAGACGGTCCTGCGGCGCCGGCACCTTCACCAGCAAAAGTCTGGTCAGCTTGGGCGGGACGAAGAGCATCTCCACCAGCGTGGCCGGCGGCTGGGGCGCCCAGAACGTCGGATTCCTGGGCGGGGGCCTGGGGGGGTCTGGCCTCTCGGCCGGAGTGCTTctcggggccgggagggggccaggaggcttcggcccctcctgcccccccggAGGCATCCAGGAGGTGACCGTTAACCAGAGCCTCCTGCAGCCACTGGATGTGAAGGTCGACCCTGAAATCGGGAACGTGAAGAAGCAGGAGCGCGAGCAGATCAAAGACCTCAACAACAAGTTCGCCTCCTTCATCGATAAG GTGAGGTTCCTGGAGCAGCAGAACAAGGTGTTGGAGACAAAGTGGGACCTGCTGCAGCAGGTGAACACGACGACGCAGACCAGCGATCTGAGCGCCCTCTTCGAGGCCTACATCAGTTCGCTCCAACGGCAGGTGGATGGTCTCGAAGGCCAGAGGATCCAGCAGGATTCGGAGCTCCGGACCACCCAGGATCGCATAGAGGAGTATAAAAAGAA GTTCGAGGATGAGATCAACAGCCGGACAAATGCCGAGAACGACTTTGTGCTGCTCAAGAAG GATGTGGACGCAGCTTTCACGGTCAAGATTGATTTTAACACCAAAGTAGAGAGTCTGCAGCAGGAGATTGAATTTCTTAAGGTCCTCTTCGAAGAG GAGCTGTCCCAGGTACAACAGAGCGTCAGCGACACCAACGTGGTCCTGTCCATGGACAACAACCGCAGCCTGGACTTGGACAGTATCCTTCAAGAGGTCAAAGCCCAGTATGAGGAGATCGCTCAGCGCAGCAAGGCCGAGGCCGAGGCCCTGTATCAGTGCAAG TACCAGGAGCTCCAAGTAAGCGTAGGAAAGCAAGCGGACGATCTGAGAGTCGTCAAGACCGAGATCAGCGAGCTGAACCGGACGATTCAGAGGCTCCAAGCCGAGACCGAGCGCGTGAAGAAGCAG AGTGCCAGCGTTCAGGAAGCCATCCTGGCGGCGGAGCAGCGGGGTGAAAGCACCGTCAAGGATGCCCAGGCCAAGCTGGTACAGCTGGAGGAGACCCTGCAGGTCTCCCGCAAGGACCTGACGCAACTGCTGCGGGATTATCAGCAGCTGTTGAGCGTCAAATTGTCCCTGGATGTGGAGATCGCCACCTACCGCACTCTGCTGGAGGGCGAGGAGTGCAG GCTGTCCGGAGATTTCTCCAGTAATGTGAGCTACT CCGTGGTCAAGAGCGTCTCTTCGTCCCAGGGCCTGTCTCAAAGCTCGCTGGGCTCGGGAGGGAGAGGCGGCCCCTATGTTCCCGGAGGGCTTTTGGTCTCCAAGAGGAACAGCTCCACGTCACGAAACACTGTCTCCAGCTCTGTTTCTGGATCCGACTCCGTTTCCGTCTCTGGCGGCCGAGGATCCAGCTCAGAAAGAAACCTGAGGAGAAGCTCGGAAGTGGGAACCCGGGATAGCCCCGCTTCTCTGGTGTAA